In Corticium candelabrum chromosome 1, ooCorCand1.1, whole genome shotgun sequence, the genomic stretch CGCATCccatctccaccaaatttcaAATGCCCATTCGAGACCTCGGACAGTACAGTCTATGCACAGATCTAGAGCGTATAAATTATTGACAGTCTGATCCTCGTAAGTATCCGTATTTTTATCGCACAGCAATGAAGTTGTGTCGtcaaacacacatgcagacattgAACTATGCGTTCGAACATTACAGGTGGAAGCAGTGGTCTACACTCGTTCAAAATTTATCACGCCGTAGTGGGGCGAATTGCACTCAACATGGTCGTGTGTGCAGGCTCTGGTGGTCTGTTGGCCATCGGTATCGCTGGTTTTGTGCAGGTGCCGGCAAAAACTGAATTCATTACTGAATTAACTCGTGCTAAGTAAGTTTCTTTCGTTCAGGCAATCAAGAAAACTGATCGCATTAATACCAATGAAGTCGCCAACGGCATTTTGTCTTGCTTGGTAGCTATCACGGGATGTTGTGCTTTTGTAACACCACATGCTGCTTTTGGAATTGGATGTACGTTGGTTCTATCCTATGCACGCCTTCGTCAATGACTTACGCGTAATGAGTCTTTAGTATTTGCGATcttcttctatcatctgggaTGTTACATTGAATTCATCTTGGATCTGGAAGATACCGCCAGAGTCGTTCCTGTTCATGCTTGGAGGTGGGAAGTAATCTGAATTTTTTTATTTCCACGAACAACTCTTGGAATGCGTTTCAGTGGCATGTTGGGACTTTTGGCAAGCTCTCTGGCTGACAACAATTATCTGAGAGAAGTCTATGAAAACGTTTGTTATTGTCAAAACCTCAACTTGTCTGACTTTGGCATCGTAAGACTGAATTCTATTGACTGTTGCAGAAACAAACAACTTGTCAACTTGCAATTGCtacttgttttgttgtttagagTTTTGGATTGTTGCTCCGTAACCAGTTGGTTGGCATGCTACTCATTATTGTGTGGAGCTGTGTTACTATTGCCCCGCTGTTTTTCCTGCTGTCTGTCATTAGGAGCAACAATATCTCCAAGTGAGTAAACAACAGGTCCATGCATTGATTGCCCTGAATTCcctatgattaattaatcctATACTAATTATCAACCGGCTCTTaaatacacacgcacgcacgcgcgcgcgcacacacacacacacacacacacacacacacacacacacacacacacacacacacacacacagacaaaggcacgcacacacacacacacacacacacacacacacacacacacacacacacacacacacacacacacacacacacacacacacaaacgcacgcacgcacacacacacaaaatatatttatttagatatacatatacaagTTGAATTTGTAATCACTATACACTatagcttgcttgtctgtgctCATGCAGGCTGTTGCGAAAAAAACCGTTTCCAACAAACCACCTAATGTGGAGGTTGTTTGGTGGCGGTGCCCTCCTTACTTTGAGTTACGATGCTAAAGCAATGGAAATGGACGACATGGGCGACATAGGCGACACGGATGACATGGACAATTCTACCATGGCCAAGAACAACAATTAAACTATAACTTTCTACTTTTctgctttcttgtttgtaGTTGAAATGAACTAGTGTTTTGCTCTTGCATTGCACTATAGGCATTTTGACGTATATGCATGGGTTTAGATGTTACTGCCTAGAGTTAGCATCAGTCGTGAATTTGCATTAATTACATTTGATAGTTACTATCACAACGCGCACACGAAGAGCCAGCAATAAAGTGTATATACCGTTACATGTgtgaaaattaattaatacatctAGAGTTAgatgcattaattaagttgccaAACACATCTCAACCCAAATCAAAAATTAGTCCATTACACTCCTTACAAAATACGCATAGCCTTCACAGCTTACTGATTAGACCCACAAAGAGAGATTCTTCTTTCACTGAAGCACGTTAATTATTTTTACCATGAACAATACTATAGTTACAATGCCACCCGAACACAATctcatatatatatttactcAAAAATGGAAATATATATCAATCTATACTATACTCTTAGTCtagtatataatattatgtacTACTACACTATAATACATACTGTAGTAGATATAATATTCATCTATGGATGAACGGGATATGCATACCCAtttacaaaatacaaaaacgtGTTCAAACTGAAATGTCTGATTACCATAACTCATGCAAAACGAAGTGTTCTGCTAGCCTACATCAAAATCCTAAATCAGTCTGTAATTACTACCATAGCCCTCCTTCCCATGTTATAATGTCAGCAGTGTCCTTATTGCTGCTATTTTCTCTCGAGACTTCCTTACTAAGACTTTTGAACCCAATCCCACAGGAGAAAATCTGATATTTGTCTTTCGATTTCAAAGTTGTTGGTGCTAGTGGTATTATATGCAATACCTTGGAGTTATAGAGATGTAGCACTGCCTGGCAAGTGCACTTGAATGAATCAAGGACGACTATGTAGCCGCCTTCCATGCCTATAAACAATTCTTCTCTCCAATGTGACATCGCTGTGATGTTGAGCCTTGATCCTAGAAAAACAAAAGTCAATTACAAAAATGGAATTATTGTTATGGATCCAAGTTATGTTTTTTACGTTCGTTTTTACTTTCAGCGTCATGAACAAAGTTTCCCACTTCGAGCTTGCCTGTGTGAACAATTGCTCCCACTCTATCAACCCATGTTAGTTGTGATCGTCGAATTTGTCCAAACCAGATCCTCGTACCACTGTATCCTTCTGATTCTTGAAAGCAAGCTACTGCATGACTGTAAGGATAAGACTTTCCACTTTCTGAGGGATTTATTATGTTTAATAACTTCACAGTCACTTCATTTTTACTTGTGTCTTGCTGAGCTACAAATCCAGCAATTGCTGACGATCGAAGACCGCACCAAATTTCCAATGCATCACAATGAATCACAAACTGAATGCAACAAGCTTCACTCCCAGCGCTTTCAATACTAATTTTTGGTACCAATTTGTCAGTATCAGTCACTTGATCGTTGTAGAGGTAAAGTGCTCCTCCAGGTAAAGCAACAGCAACTAAACGATATGAAGTACTGTGCTGGAGGGCAACTACCGGATTAGGGGAACACAAGTTTTGACTGATAGCCAATTTGGCTGACCCATCACCACACAATCTGTAGACGACTATGTTACCAAAATGTGTTCCGAGCCACACTGAGTTAttgacaacacagacagaaacaatcTTTGAATTGCACACTGCACTAAATTCTACTACAGTCTTGTTGACTGTGTTTAATGACAACACACTGCCTTGTGTTCTGTTACCTCCACACAACCATAACCATTCCACACCTCCCTCTCCACCCCAGTGACAGGCAGTCACTAGTGAGTTTGCTGCAACGGGTGTGGACACGACTTTTGACACTCTGCAGAAAGCAGGAGAATTGATAACAGACTCTACCTCTTTCATAGTTGGACGGGAGCCTGGTTCCTGTTTCCAGCATGCCAACATCATATCATGTATTATCGCATTTACATGCTGCTCCTAAATAACAGCAAAGTGTAGATTGTTATCTTGctataaaacaaaaaatgtgcTGTTCTACTCTACAACATTTGTACTTCCAACTCGATCTACTTGTAATCTAACAATTAATGTATGAAGTGTACTAGCCTGCATTGTCACAGTGATACACAGAGCTTCGGAGACGTCCCTCTGCATGTCACAACATGCTAGGCATGCGTAATTGGTTTGACATATGGCTTCTCTTTGCCCACCCATCCCAAATTTATGTGCCACCCAAAGGGCCTCTTGGATCTGACTATTGAAATTTCTGCTTTCAGCAATATCTATCATTCAAATTTAGTCTTCTACATGGTACATTTATATCACAGTCTTCTGCACATTCATTTCTTGAATcagatttaataaataaagcacacatgtacattccACAAATACAGGTCCAAACCACACGACACAAGTGCACTGATGTTACCAGTACAACAATATTACAATGTTCAACGCCACTGATTTATGTAACTTTGTATTTTACTACCGGACAATCAAGTATGATATGTTACAATGGTTTAATCTGATAACAAATATCAACACAACTGCAAGAATACTTCTGACAGATTAACTGCTCGTGCTTTTAAATTACACGAGAAACAGCAAAAGCATAAACACTAATGCACAACATGTTCTTCTGACACGTACCACAAACTCTCAACAGTCACAGTTTAACTTCTTTGAGAGTACTCTGACAGCACAGACTAGAGTTATTATTGCGTTTCGTTTCATGTTTAGAATGGTTTGTCATCATATAACGACTATTCTTAGCGTGAAAACAGTCTAGTTATGAGCACAAATGAAAATCACTGAGTGGAAAGTTTTTGCATGATATATAAAACATAATCTTTGGACATACCTTCAAGGATTGTTCTGGACGCTTTCCAAGCCTGATAGCTTTGTCTGCTTCACGTCCTTCAAGCTTCCATAAAGGACGTTTCATTGAAATGACATAGTATGCCAACATTCCAAAGGAGAACACATCAACCTGCAACAGCAATTTACTTTGTGAAAGCAACAACTGCCAACTATATTGTTACATTTTGATATAAAAGGGAGTTCACCTTGTCACTGTAGGATACTTGTCCAGCATGTTGAAGCAACTCAGGAGCTGTATAACGAGGACTATGGGCCCCATCATCTCTGCTTCCCAGGTGTCCAGCAATTCGACTAATGCCATAGTCAGATAGTTTTACCCGAACTTTGTGCTGGATTTGATCTTCATCTTGATGTGCAAATGGGAAAGACCATACCAACACATTCTCAGGCTTCAGGTCACGATGAATTATTGTTTGGTCGTGCAAGTAAGAAACAGCAGCAGCCACCTTGAGTTTCATAACCAGTAATTTTAAACTCAGAAAAGAACGACTTACTGGGTGACTGACCTGAGACAGTGTTTGCTGGACTGTCGTAATCCTAAGTTGAACTCCAGCTTCTCTAAAGACATTTATAACTTCCTCCAAATTACCTCTGTCAGCACACTCTAAGATCAGAGATAAAGGGTTCAGTCCAACTCCTCGAAGCAGCACAATGTTGTTGTGCCTAAAGTGAATTAGAATGTCAAGCTCTTTGCGAATTTCATTGTATTCTTGAAGTATCggattattgtatttatttccACCATCGGATGTACCCTTATGAAAAACTTTGACAGCAACTTTGTGAGTTCTGCCAGTTTcctgaaaaaagaaacagtaaTTACATGCAACAATTATAAAAACaaagtactgtatatactGCATCTTGCATCCTAGCTCGATAAACACTGGCAAATCCTCCACTGCCAAGCAAAGTTTGGTCAAGCTCGTCCATGTAAAGAGAAGGCGACTCTGGAGAAATGATGTGGATGTCAGGAGGAAGATCAGCAAATACCTGTGAAAATAAAACAAGTATCTAGAAAGTCATAGTGCATGCATTAGGACACCAAGTATACAATCTCACCAAATCTGGAGCTGCTGATGCCAAGCTGATTAATCCATGTTTCTTACATCGAAATTCTTTCTTAGATTTCCCAACTCCAGTTTCAAATGTAATCCCATCGACAGAACGTCCAAGAAACTCACTCCATGCCAAAGAACCAACATTGACCCAGCTTTCTGATCTGAGACGAAAGGGATTTTCAATAGTGCCATAGCCTGTGTCATCAGTAGTTATGGAACTGCTTGTGCTTTCATTTGGCTCAGTACTGCTGCCGCATGTAGAGCTGGTAGAAGTATCTGGTAAAATTGCATTTGAATTTTGCATCTTTGCTAACCCAACACAAGACAGAGAAAGTGCAGTCTCTTCTGTCTGTGGTTGCTCTAGAAAGTCTACTTGACTTTGTGGCAGTACCAGCATACACTGAGTGCATGGTATAATACAATGAACAAAGTCCACAAGGCCAGGATACCAATCATTAATAAGGGAATGAATATGTCGTGACACAATTACCAGAATCTCAGCTGCAACTCGTTGGGCCATTGTCATCGTATTCATATCTACATTTGACGGGTCCAAGTACAAATTCTGTGTACTTTCAAGATGTGTCACAGCCATCACTTCCCTCTTATACTGTAGTCGACATAGGTTGTCAACAAATATGGTGAGCTGTACAGAGCAACCTAGATGAAATTGTTTTGAATTACTGAATTCAGAAATTCCTTCAACACAAGGAGCCGCCTTTTGGCAAAGTTCCAAAATGAGCAGATCACCACTAAACAACTGAATGCCGGAAGAAGACAACAACCAGTCGGCCATGCAAAATTGGTTCTTATTCTTTTCACCATCTATCTGTTCAGTGTCTGAAATTTCTACAGCAAGAGCTTGCTTTAGTCGGTTGTCTAGTGTTATTTTACAAGTTAGTCTTGGCCAGAAACCGCTGGGAATGTAACTCATTACCCACAACCGAAAATGTGAACGCAATTTGTCTCTTGTTACAGTATTTTCCAAATGGCAATCTTTTGCGTTCTTTGCTGACTGATTTACTAAATGATCTCTTGGTAGTTGTACATCTACTTCAGCTTGGTGGGAAAATTGCTGCTGAAGCTCCTGGTTTTCAGAAGGAACACAGTTTGACTGGGTCTCTGGTAAACACAACCCAACTGAAGATTGCTTCAAAGAATGATCAAGCAGTGTAGAACGAACTAGACTGCTCTCCTCCAAACTGGATGGAAGATGTGATGGAATCAAAAGAGAGTTGTCACTCAAAGGCATAGCCACTTCGAATTTACTCATCAAACTAATAAATACTTTTAGCTTATCCTCCGCAATTTGACAATCTttaaataaattgattaaatCTTCTCGTTTGATTAAACCTGGAACAGAAAATTGCACACAAGAAAGATTTAGTTTtcactctctcaaaacaccATCAATTTAAGTTGTTACCACAAGCAATGTAAGAATTCTCCTCGTGCGTTGTAATGACATTAGCCAGCATCTTACTAAGCCACTGAGGATCTAGAAAGTACATGCTCGATAATGCAGGTTCACGGTAGTGGAGCAAAACccctaaacaacaaatatagaACTGTCAAGATGTTTAATCTGATAATAATACTCTCAGTGTATCTAAGACATGTTCAAATCAAACCTCTTTGATGTAAAAACCCAACAGCCTGGTTCATTTCCTCATCATCTTCAAACAATGATTGACACATGCTCCTGACAAAAGCATCAAGTTATCTGGGACCATGTCTCTCAATTGTCATGTAAAAACCTGAAACTGTGTTCATCCACAATTGGATCGTCCTTGGAGCTTATGAGAGAAGCAGCCTTTTTCTTCACAATTTCTTGTAGCTTGAAGTAACTAGCAGGTACTTTCTGTTGAAGCAGCAAGTGGGTTCCTTCTTTATGTTCTCTCTTAAATAGTACTGAAAATATTATAAAAGTGAGTACAGATAAATTCAAATGTGTACTTGTTTGCATTACCTTTTCCCTTGCTGTCAATTTCCAGATTTACAGCCACGTCGTAGATTAATCTCCTCAGGTCTTCTATGCCATTGGAAAACTTTGCTGTACAGCTAACCTCCACCATACCCAAGACAGCTGGAAATTGCTTCGATGAGCTTTCTTGGTAAGTAGTCTTCATAATTGTATTCATGCGCTGTAGGTATCGTCTAGATTCCTTTCCTTGTAGCATATCTACATGTGTCCCAACAATAATGACAGGAGATCCAGGAGCTCGAGCCTATATAGCAACTGTTATGTGACACAACGTACACCATTAACGTTTTTGTACAAAATACACATGACTTAGTCAAACTAAAAGACAATTCACAATTTGCAACATTTCACAAGCACATAACtgtaaattgtttgttatCGCTTCCCTTTCTAAACACACAACTAAACAATGGTGCCTAGCTAACATGTTGACACACACCATACTGAGTAAATCAATCCGGTGTTCCTTGTAATGCATATGATAGATCTCACCAattagtcttgcatagccagacaCTCTCTTGCATCCTTATTCCACCTTCCCAAGTAAGCAGACACAAGAGAGGATAAAGCTATACGTGAAACTGCACCAATACCTCAAATGTGCACCAGAGCTATGAAAACTGAACAAGCTACATATGTCATCTTGTGATTAGCCTTTATCTGATGCCTTTGATTTTGGTAATGTGTTTGCTAGAAAAGTTTGCTAAGCTTTGCAGATAGGTGCGAcaaaatatatcattcattcattcattcatatagATAATCCCAACTCCTTTCTGACATTTCTTCATCTTCTCTGTTgctgatttaattaaacatcaatATGCAGTTATCTTTTCAAGTGACTGTCTACTTCTGTTGGTCTGCACATAGTGCATCTTTCTGTCATTGTCATTCACCATTAGAGACAATGCATTCATTCATGTATAATAATGCAAAAGGTAGTGTAGAGTTGTGCGTACAACTGTCATGTGGCTCGGAAGTAATAAAACAAAGACTAACTTTTTGCAATGCTCTCACGACAGAATCGCTGCTCAGATTCTGTTTAGAAACAAATGGCCACACTAGCCAGACCTTACTATTCTCAAAGTTGCATACAAAAATGTCCCACATATGTTGCTGAGCAGTCCCTGTTATAATTAAATTGTAATTAAGGTACTAATCAttttatgtatgtacacagcAGCCTCTACCTTCTCTCTCTCTAGTAAGGGAATCATCCCTAACAAACTATTTCTGTCACATTACAGGCATTATCACCTGAATATTCATCAGCCACTGTCCGATGCGCATCAATTCTTCTTCTCCACCCATAACATTCCATAccaccacatacagtgatTGCTCAGACAGAAAGCACTGATGAGTAGCATAATACTCATTCTGCAGAAACACAATTTCGCCCTATTTCACCAAAACCTgaagacaaaacacacatactTGTCCTGCAAAGTCGTAAGTGATGAAAATGACATGATCTTGCTTTCCAGGCTTTCGATGAGTCCACTTAGAACCTCGAGGGGCATGCAGAGTCCATTCTCGGACATCAATTCCTTTAGTAGATGGCTGCTTCTTATTTGCTTTATCACGTTGAAGCCTTTTAAGAAGACTGGTCTTCCCACGTCTTTCATAACCAACAACAGTTAGCTTTAGCTGCCGATGTTCATTAGATCTTCATTACAAACAACACTAATTAATGATTAAAAGTGATGCGAAAATCGAGACTTACTCTTGTTCAAGAGAGTAGAGGTATGTTAAAATTTGCCGTGGATTCCCTGTTGCTATTGCAGGCGGAGGAACAAGCATTTGATTGGCATCTAGTGACAAATCGTAGATAACACCCTTGAGACGCCCAAGTTGCAAAGGCAGCTCAGCTAGATCAGGATTTTGATTCACGTGCAGTATACGAAGATGTTTTTGAAGTCCCAAGGATGATGGCAAAGACGTCAATCCATTTTGAGCTATCAGTAGCTCTTCTAGAGAGGGAAAAAGCAGGCTTAGTTGGTCCTCTCCTTGATTATCTCGATGATGAGCACTGCGCAATCGCATTCGACTTTTCATTGCTGATTCAGGCAACTGCAAACGGACAGACGACAATTTGTTGTAGTTCAAGTTTAGTTTTTTCAACTTAGTCAAAGTCTGGTGATATTGATGAGCACAATGGCTGTCTTCAGCCGTATCATCTTTGTCAATGCTATAGCACATGTGGTGTCGTAATACTTGCACTTTTGTAGTCACAAGCTGATTGTTAGAAAGATTGAGAGTTCTAAGCTGAGCAGGATACTGACACAAAGAGCCAAGTTGATACAATTTATTATGAGACAGATCCAATTCAATGAGATTAGGAGCAAGACAAGCCAAACCTATAGGAGGTCTATCAAACTTGTTGCGTGACAAATTGAGTGACCTTAGCCCTGACTCATTCTCTGTCAATTTCTCTTCTGATGCATCTTCACTAATGGGCCAATAGGATGTCAACTCCGGTTTTTCTTCGCCAGGCATCAGAGTTGTACCCTTGCTAACTATCTCAAACTCATTGTTGCCATGTAAACGTCCAGACAATGGATTGACACTTTGCTTAGTAACCTCAACCCATGAACTACTAGTCAATACTTTCTCCGTATATGCATCAGTTGTCCAATCATTAGAGTCAACACCATTAAACCGAGACTTAGTCGAAGAACTAGTTGAAGATAAGGTTTTTCTCAGTTCTTTTTCCAATGCCAGTGATTTATCAAGAAGAGTTGATAGAAGGTTGTCCGACAGGTTTAGTGAACGAAGGAAAGGTGCTGTCCACAAACTAGCAGGAATATTATTTATCTCATTTTTGCTAACATTTAGTTCTTCTAGTAATGGACAGCGAAACACTAGTGATGGCAGCATTCTAAGATGGTTTTCACTTACATTTAAAGTCTTCAGCTTGTGCCATACGTCAGAAGCCATGTTTTCTTTACTAGATTCTTCTAGACATGTCAGCTGATTTTTAGCCAAATTCAAGTTAGTGAGCTCAGTCAATGACAACAGACACTGAGGTACAGCCACCAATCTATTCCTGCTCACATTCAAAGAAGATAATGACTTGCAGGTCCATCTTTGCAGTTCACCATCTAACTGGCAGCCACCAGGCAGCTCAGTGAGTAAGTTGTCGGACACGTCTAGAAAGAGCAAGTTGTCTATTCGAAACACTTCTACAGGCACTTGCAACAGTCGATTTGATCTTAAATTCAGCCACGTTATAGGTGTTAGCTGATTCATTTCTAGATGCTGCTGACATGATTGTTCAAAATACAGAGTAACAGCTGGTGACACAGCATCTTCAAGCGTATCAATGAGACACGGACAGTCTTCACTACCGTTTTTACTTTCATTCAAATACTCACTACTGAGCCATTCTGGGTCAATCTTTACCAAACGCAAACCTCTCCAAGAAATGGCAATAGCATTGGTCTTGTTAATTTTGTCTTGTTCTCCTCGCATCTCCCTTGAACGTATTCTATTTTGACGAGACAACAATCGTTTTGTTATTATCTCATAACTCTTAAACATTGAAACACATAAGGCAAGTCCATGTTTGTCAGTTGCACCCCATCGTAGTAAGCAGTCTACTATTTTTACTTTGCCTCGTACACATGCCTCTACAAGTGGACCGACTTTGTTTGTATCAGTCTTTTTGTGCTCCAAAGCTGCTGCACTGACAGAACGTCTACCTTTGATTCCTAATCTGTTTCCATTCTGTTtatgaaagtgatgacatgTTGAAGAGGAGGTTCTATGTGTCTCTTGTTCTAGGTCTTCACCAGAAAGACTGTCTAGCAGATTATTGCTTGAACTGACCATTGCGGTGTCTTCAAAATGACTGCAGTCATTATAGTCATCAAGGCAATCAACAGATCGGGATTGATTGCCTACACCATCATCACTAGTAACTGCACTACCTGGATGACCAAACAATTTATCTGGTTCATGTCTTTGATTCTCCAATGCACAGTCTGCTGCTTTGTCAATGATTCTCTCTGCCTCATAAGTGGGACTAGCCAAAGCGTGCACATCTGCTCCATGTTCTAGCAACATCTCTACTAATTTACGTCCGCCATTCCAAACAGCCTCATGAAGTGGTGTGCGGCCTGTCTTAGCAAAGCAATTTACATTGATGGGTGATGTGGTATTGGTAGGAGTTGCTTTGCGTTTACTAGCTTCTACAAGAAGCAATTCTGCCACAGAAATGCTGCCATTCTCACATGCCAAGTACAAAGGGCTGCGTCCATATTTGTCTAGCACATTCAAGTCTGACATGACCAGTGATCGATCCACATCTTCACCATCACCAGCTGCAACACAGGGTGTAAGGAAAAGCTTGACTATGTCTACTTTATCTAGAGATGTAGCCACATGAAGAGGAGTTGAGTTCTCATTGTCAGTTAGATTAACCATACCGGGAAAGTAACTAAATACTGTAGATATTACTTGATTACTGCAGTAACGGCAAGCAAAGTGCAGTAAACTTGCAT encodes the following:
- the LOC134181799 gene encoding leucine-rich repeat serine/threonine-protein kinase 1-like: MAAASANYERASLVALVRGDVDKLDELLIARPDLIHHRFKNRGNRTLLHIAAQEGSTSCLKKLLSIHGCNPDARSDYKDSGQTALHLATLSGMAECVQLLLNHNANPLLRDTRGKHTPLEIAKSKRFFRCSKLLEEGEATYGRNILQDEKVQEDVAAARTELETACLNNSVSGVKQALDKHSKRILKKAIYEPIDETKQSLVLWLAKADRHLFLSMCISHVGSPPLLSDASLLHFACRYCSNQVISTVFSYFPGMVNLTDNENSTPLHVATSLDKVDIVKLFLTPCVAAGDGEDVDRSLVMSDLNVLDKYGRSPLYLACENGSISVAELLLVEASKRKATPTNTTSPINVNCFAKTGRTPLHEAVWNGGRKLVEMLLEHGADVHALASPTYEAERIIDKAADCALENQRHEPDKLFGHPGSAVTSDDGVGNQSRSVDCLDDYNDCSHFEDTAMVSSSNNLLDSLSGEDLEQETHRTSSSTCHHFHKQNGNRLGIKGRRSVSAAALEHKKTDTNKVGPLVEACVRGKVKIVDCLLRWGATDKHGLALCVSMFKSYEIITKRLLSRQNRIRSREMRGEQDKINKTNAIAISWRGLRLVKIDPEWLSSEYLNESKNGSEDCPCLIDTLEDAVSPAVTLYFEQSCQQHLEMNQLTPITWLNLRSNRLLQVPVEVFRIDNLLFLDVSDNLLTELPGGCQLDGELQRWTCKSLSSLNVSRNRLVAVPQCLLSLTELTNLNLAKNQLTCLEESSKENMASDVWHKLKTLNVSENHLRMLPSLVFRCPLLEELNVSKNEINNIPASLWTAPFLRSLNLSDNLLSTLLDKSLALEKELRKTLSSTSSSTKSRFNGVDSNDWTTDAYTEKVLTSSSWVEVTKQSVNPLSGRLHGNNEFEIVSKGTTLMPGEEKPELTSYWPISEDASEEKLTENESGLRSLNLSRNKFDRPPIGLACLAPNLIELDLSHNKLYQLGSLCQYPAQLRTLNLSNNQLVTTKVQVLRHHMCYSIDKDDTAEDSHCAHQYHQTLTKLKKLNLNYNKLSSVRLQLPESAMKSRMRLRSAHHRDNQGEDQLSLLFPSLEELLIAQNGLTSLPSSLGLQKHLRILHVNQNPDLAELPLQLGRLKGVIYDLSLDANQMLVPPPAIATGNPRQILTYLYSLEQESNEHRQLKLTVVGYERRGKTSLLKRLQRDKANKKQPSTKGIDVREWTLHAPRGSKWTHRKPGKQDHVIFITYDFAGQNEYYATHQCFLSEQSLYVVVWNVMGGEEELMRIGQWLMNIQARAPGSPVIIVGTHVDMLQGKESRRYLQRMNTIMKTTYQESSSKQFPAVLGMVEVSCTAKFSNGIEDLRRLIYDVAVNLEIDSKGKVLFKREHKEGTHLLLQQKVPASYFKLQEIVKKKAASLISSKDDPIVDEHSFRSMCQSLFEDDEEMNQAVGFLHQRGVLLHYREPALSSMYFLDPQWLSKMLANVITTHEENSYIACGLIKREDLINLFKDCQIAEDKLKVFISLMSKFEVAMPLSDNSLLIPSHLPSSLEESSLVRSTLLDHSLKQSSVGLCLPETQSNCVPSENQELQQQFSHQAEVDVQLPRDHLVNQSAKNAKDCHLENTVTRDKLRSHFRLWVMSYIPSGFWPRLTCKITLDNRLKQALAVEISDTEQIDGEKNKNQFCMADWLLSSSGIQLFSGDLLILELCQKAAPCVEGISEFSNSKQFHLGCSVQLTIFVDNLCRLQYKREVMAVTHLESTQNLYLDPSNVDMNTMTMAQRVAAEILVIVSRHIHSLINDWYPGLVDFVHCIIPCTQCMLVLPQSQVDFLEQPQTEETALSLSCVGLAKMQNSNAILPDTSTSSTCGSSTEPNESTSSSITTDDTGYGTIENPFRLRSESWVNVGSLAWSEFLGRSVDGITFETGVGKSKKEFRCKKHGLISLASAAPDLVFADLPPDIHIISPESPSLYMDELDQTLLGSGGFASVYRARMQDAETGRTHKVAVKVFHKGTSDGGNKYNNPILQEYNEIRKELDILIHFRHNNIVLLRGVGLNPLSLILECADRGNLEEVINVFREAGVQLRITTVQQTLSQVAAAVSYLHDQTIIHRDLKPENVLVWSFPFAHQDEDQIQHKVRVKLSDYGISRIAGHLGSRDDGAHSPRYTAPELLQHAGQVSYSDKVDVFSFGMLAYYVISMKRPLWKLEGREADKAIRLGKRPEQSLKEQHVNAIIHDMMLACWKQEPGSRPTMKEVESVINSPAFCRVSKVVSTPVAANSLVTACHWGGEGGVEWLWLCGGNRTQGSVLSLNTVNKTVVEFSAVCNSKIVSVCVVNNSVWLGTHFGNIVVYRLCGDGSAKLAISQNLCSPNPVVALQHSTSYRLVAVALPGGALYLYNDQVTDTDKLVPKISIESAGSEACCIQFVIHCDALEIWCGLRSSAIAGFVAQQDTSKNEVTVKLLNIINPSESGKSYPYSHAVACFQESEGYSGTRIWFGQIRRSQLTWVDRVGAIVHTGKLEVGNFVHDAESKNERSRLNITAMSHWREELFIGMEGGYIVVLDSFKCTCQAVLHLYNSKVLHIIPLAPTTLKSKDKYQIFSCGIGFKSLSKEVSRENSSNKDTADIITWEGGLW